AACGCAGCCGCAAGGTCTCCGGCGCCCGCAGCCGGGTGTCCAGCAGACCGGGCCCGCTCTGCCCGGTGGCGCCGCCCGGCCGCCCCGGGCGGGTGGCGGCCCGCGGCGGCGGCACCGCGCGGGCCCAGAACTGCCGCGCGGCCGTGGTGTCCTGGCCGGCCAGCCAGCGGGCATGGTCGCGCAGATCGGGACGGCGTTCCCCGCCCGGCAGGACGCCGCCGGCGGCGTAGGCGCGGTAGAACTCCCGCAGCAGCAGGTGCACACCCCGCTCGTCGAGGAGGGCCGGGTGATAGGTCAGCAGCACCCGCGGCGGCGCCGCGCCCGCACCCCCGCCGGGCTCCGCCGCCAGCAGGGTCAGGCGCAGCAGCCCCGGCCGGTGCAGCGCGAACCCCCGCGCCCGGTCCCGCCGCAGCAGCTGGGGCCAGGTGACGGCGGCCGGGGAACACACCGCGATGTCCGCCTCGGCCCGGGCGTGCAGCACCAGACGCGGCGCGGCGACCCAGTCGAAACAGGCCCGCAGCACACACTCCCGGTCGACGACGGACTGCCACGCCGCGGCGAACCGCGCCACGTCGAAAGGCCCGGACCAGTCCCAGTACAACTGCTCGACCCCGCCACCGTCACTGCCGTCACTGCCGTCACTGCCGTCACTGCTGCCGCCGTTGCCGCCGGTGCTGGTGGCGGTGCTGGCGGCGGCGGGGGTGAGGGCGGCGCGCAGCAGGGTCTGCTGGTGTCCGGTGACCGGGAGGATCTCCCCGCCCGGCGGGGGCGGCGCCAGCAGGTCGGCCAGCAGGTCCGCGGGCAGCGCGGCAAGCCCGCCCGCGTCGGGCGGGGTCAGGCGCAGCGTGTGGTGACCGGGCCGGTGACTGTCCAGCGCGACACCGAAGGCACGGTGGCGCTGCGCGAGCCGGGCGGCGACCGTCTCGGCGTCCGCCGGGCCCAGCGGGCCGCGCAGTTCCAGGACCAGCGGACCGCCCGGCGACAGCGCCACCGGCTCATGGACCACGGCAAGAACAGCGCCCCGCGGCACACCCTGGCTGCTCATCCGCCCTCCCAGGCCCCAGGACCCGCCCCCGCGGCACGGCGGACCGGCCCTCCGCACCCCTTACCCGACCAGCAGGACCAGCCCGGCCGGCAAAACCGGCAGGGGCGGCGGGAGTGCGGGGAGGACAGGCACGGCAGGCACGGCGGGCACGGCCACTGCGGGTGCGGGTGCGGCAGCCGCGGGTGCGGGTGCGGGCGGGACGGCATCGGGCGGGGTGACGGCGGACGGGCCGGCCGGGCGGTGGGCGCGGGCCGCGGCGCCCGGCCCGCGACGGGCCGGGCGGCGGCGAAAGCTGCCGCCGGGACGTCCCGCGGCGGCGTCCCGCGCGAAGACAGGCCGCACAGGGGCAGGCCGGGCAGGGACAGACCGCACGGGGACAGACCGCACGGGGACGGGCCGCACGGGGGCGGGCCGGACGGGGGCGGGCCGGGCCGGGTGCGGTGGGATGGCTGCACGGTGGTTCACGACGCCCGCCTCTCGTCATGTCGGCTGTGCGCCGGAGCTGCCCGGCAGCTGCCAGCCTAACGTCGCCGCAGGTGGGAGGCCTGTTTCCTCGAGCGGGTATGGAGCGGGCCGCGAAGCGGTCTCGATTTCCCGCGGCGGACGGCGGGCGCTGCTGACCAGATACCGGCCGTGGACGAGATGGGTGGCCAGAATCCACCGCGCCGCGCCGTCCGGCTCGCCCGCCAGGACCGTACGGCCCTGCTCGTCGCGGCGGAACCCGACCGCCGAGAAACGGCGCCGCATGCCGTGCCCGAGCGCCTTGGTGTAGGCCTCCTTGAGGGTCCACAGGTGCAGCAGCCGCAGCGCCCGCTCGTCCTCGCCCAGCGCGGCGAGCTCCGCGGCCTCGTCCGGGGTGCACACGTAGGGGTGCAGCAGCTCGAAAGAGGGCCGGCGGGTGACGGGCTCGGCGTCCACCCCGATCGGCCCGCTGCGGCTGATGCCGACCACGATCAGCTCGTCGGTGTGGGCCAGGCTCACCTCGGCCTCGGCCAGGCCGCGCAGATGCGGGCGGCCGCCCGGCCGGTAGGCGAGGTCCAGGGCGTCCGCGGGAACCTGGAGCGCGGCGGCCGCGGTGTGCTTGAGGACCATCCGGGAGACGGCGAACCGCAGCCGGCCCGCCGGGGCGGCCGTCTGCCGGTAACGCGGCCAGTCACGGCCGAGCACAGACCGCAGCCCGGGATCCAGCAGCGCCGCCGCCAGCCACTGCCCCCAGGTGGTGTGCACCAGGGCATGGCCCTGCCCGGCAAGCTGGTCGTGCACCTGCTCCCACGGCCCGTCCGGCCCCGCCACATGCAACAACGGCCCCGGCGACAGCCCGGACAACCCCCCGGCCCGCCACCCGGACGACAGACCGGCCGGCAGACCCGGCGGCGCACCGGACGACGCACCGGGCAGCGGACCGGCCGGCGGACCGGGCAGCGGAACAGGCGAGGTCCCCGGCGGCAGGCCGGGCAGCGGAACAGGCGAGGTCCCCGGCGGCAGGCCGGGCAGCGGAACAGGCGAGGTCCCCGGCGGCAGGCCGGGCGGCAGCGCGGGCAGCAGCGGGCCGGGCACCCGCTCTCCCCCGCCCTCCCCCGTCCCGTCCCGCCCCGGCCCGCCAAAAACCCGGTCCCCGCAACCCGCCCCGGCGGACACGGCCCCGGCAGGAACGGCGCCAGAGGGCACGGCCCCCGGAGACACAGTCCCGGGGGGTGTGGTCCCGGGGGATGTGGTGTTGCCCGGACTGCCGGCCGGACTGCCGGCCGGGCTGTGCCCGCTCACCACAGCAGCCGGGTGGCGTACACGTCGCAGTCCACGCCGCGGCGGACGCGGCCGGCCAGTTCCGCCCAGACGGGTGCGCGCGGGTCGGGGGCCGGTCCGGGCAGCGGCACGCCCAGCCGTCCCGCGATGCCGGTCAGCGCGAGCAGCGCCCAGTGCGTACCGCCCAGAAACAGGCCGCGGCCGTCGTCGGCGGCCTCCCTGACACCGAGCACGGCGGCGGCCAGCCACAGCAGGGCCTGCCGGTCCGCCAGCGCCCGCGCCGCCACAGCGCCGGGGTCCGCGCCGGCCGTGCGGCACGGCCGGCGCAGCGCACGCTGCTCGGTCAGCAGCCGCCGGGCCAGCGCCCCCAGCGCGGCACCGCCCGTGTCCCCGCCGTCCCCGCCGTCCGCGCCGTCCGCACGGGCGGCACCGGCACGCAGCAGACCGGACAGCACCACCCTGTCGTCCCCGCCCACGCCGTCCCCGCCCGTCTCATGCCCGTCCGTCTCGTGCCCGTCGGGGGTGTGCCCGTCCCCCTGCTCCCCGGCAGCGGCGACGCCGGGGGCGGGGGCGGGCGGGTCGGCGAGCCGGAAGGGGGCGGGGACCGGGCCGCGGTGCGCGGTACGGGGCTCTTCGGCCGCCAGGGCCGGCAGGGCCCCGGCCAGGCGGGCCTGCCAGTACGCGGCGCCCGCCGCGTCCACCCCGGCCAGGGGAAGGTCACGGGTCAGTTTCGCGAGCATCGCGCCCCCGGTACCGGCAGGCCCGTGGCCGCATTCGGCAAGGACCAGGCCCAGCTGCGCCAGTACGTCGGCCAGCACGGTCGGCACCACGTAGCCGGCCACCGCACCCAGCAGCCCCGCCCCCACCCCGGGGGCGGGGGCGGGGCGGCGGCGCAGCGCCACACAGGTCAGGCTCTCGCAGGCCAGCAGGTCGGCGAAGGCGGCGGCGAGCACGGGCTGCCACTGCCGCAGGGCCGGCTCACCACTGCCGCGGCCGGCCACCGCGAGCGCGGCCTGGCGCAGCACACCGCCGGCGGCAGCCACCAGGGCCGCCGGGCCGAGCAGCGCGGCGGGCACCGGAGAGGACACCGGGGAGGACTCCCCGGCCTGCCCCGGGCACGTCCGGCGGGCGGCATACCCGGCCCGCCCCACGCGACCGCGGCATGTCCCAGGGCCAAATCCCGGCGCAGGAGCGGGCGCAGAGCACGTACCCGCTGGTCGGCGGCGCGTACCTGTCCCAGACCGGCCGCCGCAAGAAGCGCGCCCGCCCGCCCGGACCAGCCCGCCCCCTCCCCCGCCCCGGCAGCCCCGGCAGCCCCGGCACAGGCAGCGGACCCGGCGGAGGCGGCCGACCCGGCGGGGGCGGCGAGGGCGGGCAGGCTGTAGGGGTTGGCCGCGTCGCGGGGATCGCCCAGCAGCACCTCCAGCCGCAGCGCGGCGAGCGCCACCCGCAGCGGCGGCGGCAGCGCGGCATACCGGTGCGCCAGCGCTCCCGGGACCGGCCCGGCCACACGGACAGCACACCCGCCCCCCGCCTCCTCCCCCGCCGACGGCACCGACGGCACCGACGGCCCGGACGCCGCGGCGGGCGGCCGGACGGTGAAAGCAGCCCCGACCGGCCGGGCCGGCGGGACAGTAACGGCAGGAACCGGTGCGCTGGGCGCGGCGGGCTGGGTGACGGCCATGACCGGCCTCCTGTTCATCTGGATTCCTCCGTGGATACCCCAGCCTTCAGGCTGGGGAGGAAACGGACTCCTGCGGAGCAGGGCAGGGAAAGCCGATTCGCCGCCAGGGCGGATCGGCGTCTACCGCCAACGACCCGCAGGAGACTGGTAGTTTGTAGGCCGTCCGGCCAGCGATAACCAAACTGGCCGGGCCTACCGCCGGGCTGGCGGGATGTCAGGTCTGTGGAGCCGGCGTAAGACTGCTGGGCGTACCAACGTCCCTTGCCGTTAGTTCGGGGCAGCTGCTGTCTGAGAAGCAGAAAGCTCAACCCGCGAGGGAAGAATTCCCCTGCTTCAGCTGGGGGAGAAGTCAACTGGTCACCTGGTCATCCGGTGTCGGCCGACTGGTCGGCTGGTCGGCTGGTCGGCTATTCATCGCAGGTCATCTGTTCACCGCAGACGGCGCACGGTGCTCTCGGCATGCCACTTGGCCAGGCCCAGCGTTTCGGTACTGGCGCGCGACAGCCAGGCACGGACATGGTCACGGGCCTCGAGCAGGCCGGTGCCCGCACCGAGCACCGGGGCGACGGCCTCCTGCCGGAGCATCACCTGGTGGGCCGCGACGACCGTGACCCCGGACGCGTCCGGCAGCAGCGACCACTCGCCGCTGTGGGCGGCGACCAGCTCGGGCGTGAGCGTCTCCTTGTAGACGATCCGCCCGGCGTGCGGGAAACACAGCCGCACGGCCCGCGTGCTCACCGTCCGCCCGCCCGGCGCCGCACAGGTGTCCAGGGACACCACCTGGATCCCCGGCACGTCCTCCCGCACACCGGCCCGCTCCACATGCGGGACCCGCCCGGGCCAGTCCCCGATCCGGTAGAGGAAGTCGTAGACCAGCTCCGCGGGGCCCTCGATCCGCACCCGGTCCTCGAACGACAGCAGCAGCTCGTCCCACTGCTCCCACCGCCCGGCCGCCCGCCGTACCTGGGCAAGCCGGCGGTGCACATCCGCCTCCGCCTCCCGGCGGGCCCCGGCACCGTCCGCAGCCGCCACCGGCAGCCCGCGCTCCTGACGCAGGCCCAGCACACACTCCGTCTCACCCGCCGGCCGCACACTCCACACACCCGAGGTCACACTCCCGGGCCAGACAGCATCCTCCTGCTCGAACACGACCGCCCGGACATCGGGATGCAGCACCCGCCGGGCATACCAGGAACCAACCCGCCCCCCAGCACACCACCCACACCACCGGCATCGCCAGCAGCATTGCCGAAGTTGCCGAAGTTGCCGGGGTTGCCGGGGTTGCCGGGGTTGCCGGGGTTGCCGGGGTTGCCGGGGTTGCCGGGGTTGCCGGGGTTGCCGGGGTTGCCGGGGTTGCCGGCGCCGGCCTCATCGGCCAGCTCCCACATCCGCAGCCGCTCCTGGACCCCGTCGAAGTCAAGACGCTCGACATGCACGACCGAGGGCAAGAACACCGGCCAGCGCGCGGCATCGGCCAGCATCCCGTACACGACACCGGCCGGAGCGGCCACCCCCACCGTGTGCTCACAGGCGTGCACGCGCGACGACATGCCGGCCCCTCCTCCTCCAGGCGCACCCCCACCCTGCCCCCCACCACTCGAGCCCGCCTCGCGCCCGCCCAGACCCCCACCCCGCCCGCCACCCACGGCCCCGCAACCCGGCCCGCCACCCCCGCGGCACCGACCGGGCGACAGCGCCCACGGCACCGACCGGGCGACAGCGCCCACGGCACCGACCGGGCGACAGCGCCCACCCGCCGAACGCCATCCACCGCAGCCGCCACAACCCACACCACCGCCCCCAGCAGCCCCCCACAACACGCACAGCCCGGACGGGACACACAGCCCGCACAACACGCACAGCCCGGACGGGACACACAGCCCGGACGGCACGGACGGCACGGACGGCACGGGCGGAACGGACGGCACGGGCGGAACGGGCAGCCCGGGCAAGACGGGCTGGACGGGCAAGACGGGCTGGACGGGCAAGACGGGCTGGACGGGCAAGACGGGCTGGACGGGCAGGAAGGGCGGGACGGGCAAGGCGGGCTGGACGGGCAAGGCGGGCTGGACGGGCGGCATCAGCAGCCCGGGCGGCACAGGCCGGACGGGACGGAGTGAGAACCGGACGGGCGGCACGGGCCGGACGGGACGGGGGGAGGGGCCGGACGGGCGGCACGGGCCGGACGGGACGGGGGGAGGGGCCGGACGGCGGGCCGCGCGGCCGCAAACCCGGGCATACGGGGGCCTGCGGGGGCCGGGACCGGGGCATGCGCCAGGTCCCGGCGGACGGGACCGGGACCTGGGCGGAAGCGGGGCGAGCAGGCCAGCCGGCCGGGGCGAAGGGTCAGCCGGCCGGGGCGAAGGGGGTCAGCCGACCGGGGCGAGGCGTCCGGTCCCGGCGGGGCCACTGCCCGTGGAGCCCGGCCCGGCGGACCCGGGGACGGTCCCGGTGGCGGTGACGGGTGAGCCGTCCGGCCGGGCCATCAGAATGGAACGCTGCAGCTTGCTCAGCGCCGCCGACGGTTCCAGGCCCAGACTGCGCACCAGAGTGGCGCGCAGCCGCTGGTAGGCGTCCAGGGCCTCGCCCCGGCGCCCGGAACGGTACAGGGCCAGCATGTACTGCCCGCACAGGCTTTCGTGGGTGGGATAGCGGCTGACCAGCACGGTCAGCTCGGCCAGCAGCTCACGGTGACGGCCCAGCCGCAGATCGGCCTCGATGCGCTGGTCCAGCGCGCACAGCCGGCTCTCCTCCAGCCGTTTGACCTGGGTCGCCAGGTGCATCCCGGCGTGCACATCCGCCAGCGGCGGCCCGGACCACAGCGCGAGCGCGGCCCGCAGC
The genomic region above belongs to Streptomyces mirabilis and contains:
- a CDS encoding 4'-phosphopantetheinyl transferase family protein, whose product is MPGPLLPALPPGLPPGTSPVPLPGLPPGTSPVPLPGLPPGTSPVPLPGPPAGPLPGASSGAPPGLPAGLSSGWRAGGLSGLSPGPLLHVAGPDGPWEQVHDQLAGQGHALVHTTWGQWLAAALLDPGLRSVLGRDWPRYRQTAAPAGRLRFAVSRMVLKHTAAAALQVPADALDLAYRPGGRPHLRGLAEAEVSLAHTDELIVVGISRSGPIGVDAEPVTRRPSFELLHPYVCTPDEAAELAALGEDERALRLLHLWTLKEAYTKALGHGMRRRFSAVGFRRDEQGRTVLAGEPDGAARWILATHLVHGRYLVSSARRPPREIETASRPAPYPLEETGLPPAATLGWQLPGSSGAQPT
- a CDS encoding SRPBCC family protein, coding for MLGLRQERGLPVAAADGAGARREAEADVHRRLAQVRRAAGRWEQWDELLLSFEDRVRIEGPAELVYDFLYRIGDWPGRVPHVERAGVREDVPGIQVVSLDTCAAPGGRTVSTRAVRLCFPHAGRIVYKETLTPELVAAHSGEWSLLPDASGVTVVAAHQVMLRQEAVAPVLGAGTGLLEARDHVRAWLSRASTETLGLAKWHAESTVRRLR
- a CDS encoding AfsR/SARP family transcriptional regulator, with translation MDTDILGTLAVREKGISIAPTAPKPRQVLALLVVQADQMVPVGMLSEELWGSRPPRSARPTLQTYILQLRELITAALEPDAADARTAKDVLLTVPGGYLLKSGGGGSDVREFERLAGLGYRAMDAADFPEAARQLRAALALWSGPPLADVHAGMHLATQVKRLEESRLCALDQRIEADLRLGRHRELLAELTVLVSRYPTHESLCGQYMLALYRSGRRGEALDAYQRLRATLVRSLGLEPSAALSKLQRSILMARPDGSPVTATGTVPGSAGPGSTGSGPAGTGRLAPVG